One Gloeothece verrucosa PCC 7822 DNA window includes the following coding sequences:
- a CDS encoding NADPH-dependent FMN reductase — MVKIVGINGSLRTGSYTAKALDLAATRIEALGAEVEVLDLRKMSLPFCNGEDEYPTYPDVEKLRNAVKDADGLILATPEYHGSVSGVLKNALDLMSFEHLAGKVTGLISVLGGQSNSNALNDLRIIVRWVHGWVIPEQIALGQAWKAFNDEGKLLDEKLSQRFDEFAQSLVDNTRKIRGVS, encoded by the coding sequence ATGGTTAAAATAGTGGGAATTAATGGAAGTTTGCGTACAGGTTCTTACACGGCTAAAGCTTTAGATCTAGCTGCCACAAGAATTGAAGCGTTAGGGGCAGAGGTAGAAGTCTTGGATTTACGAAAGATGTCACTGCCATTTTGTAATGGTGAAGATGAATACCCCACCTATCCAGATGTAGAAAAGCTTCGCAATGCTGTTAAAGACGCGGATGGGTTAATCTTGGCAACACCGGAATATCATGGGAGTGTAAGCGGCGTGCTGAAAAATGCGCTAGATCTCATGAGTTTTGAGCATTTAGCGGGTAAAGTTACAGGTTTAATCAGTGTTTTAGGTGGGCAATCTAATAGTAATGCGCTTAATGATTTGAGAATAATTGTCCGGTGGGTTCATGGTTGGGTCATTCCTGAACAAATTGCCCTAGGACAAGCTTGGAAGGCGTTTAATGATGAGGGTAAGTTGTTGGATGAGAAACTCTCTCAACGCTTTGATGAATTTGCTCAAAGTTTAGTGGATAATACTCGCAAAATTCGCGGGGTTTCTTAG